The genomic segment CATCCTGCCGTTCTACGTCCGGAGCTTCGCGGTGACGGACCTGCTCATCGGCCTCCTCGCGGCGTCGTACTCGCTGATGCAGTTCCTGTCGGCGCCGGTGCTCGGCCGCCTCTCGGACGCGGGCGGCCGCCGCCCGGTCCTCATGCTCTCGCTGTTCGGGAGCGCCCTCGCGTGGACCGTCTTCGGCCTCGCCACCGAGGTGGGGGCGCTGTTCGGAACGGCCGCGGCGCTGACCACGCTGTTCGCCTCGCGGATGCTCGCGGGGGCGATGGGAGGCAACATCGCCACCGCGCAGGCCTACATCGCCGACGTGACGCCGGTCGAGGGGCGCGCCGCCGCACTCGGACTCGTCGGTGCGGCGTTCGGCCTCGGCTTCGTCTTCGGTCCGGCCATCGGCGGCATCGCCGCGAGTCCGACGGCCGTCTCGTCCGCCGACGCCGTCTTCCCGGCGTTCGTGCCGGCGACGCGGTTCTCCCTCCCGAGTTTCGTCGCCGCCGGCCTCAGCCTCGTCGCCTTCGTCGCCACGTGGGCGTTCCTCCCCGAACCCGACAGACAGCGCGGGACGGCGGACCGGGTCACTCTCGTGGGGCAGTTCGTCTCGGCCCTGCGCGACCCGGCGCTCCGCGGCCTCGTCGTCGCGTTCTTCCTCGTCTCCGTGGCGTTCTCGGGCGTACAGGTCATGTTCATCCCGTACGCCGCCGACCTGTTCGGGTACGACGAGACGCAGACGGCGCTGCTCATCACCTACATCGGCGTCCTCGGCGTCGTGAACCAGGGCGTCCTCGTCGGCCGCCTCGCCCGTCGCTACCCGGAGCGCCGAATCGCCGTCGTGGGCGCGGCGATACTCGTGGTCGCCCTCGCGACGTTGCCGTTCTCCCCTCAAATCGGCGGGCTCGTACCGCTCGCCGCCGGACCGACGTGGCTCACCGGCCCCGTCGCGGTCCTCCTCGTCGTCCTCGCCTGCCTCTCGCTCGGCAACAGCCTGCTGAACGTCTCGCTCTCGGCGCTGGTCTCCCGCGCCGTCCCCGCCGACAGGCAGGGCACCGCCTTCGGCGTCACGCAGGGTGCGGGCAGTCTCGGCCGGACCGTCGGCCCGCCGTCGATGGCGGCGCTGTACGTCTTCGCCTACTGGTCGCCGTTCGTGGCCGGTGCGCTGTTGGCGCTGCCGGTGGTCGCCGTCCTCGCCCGCCGGCGGTGAGGTCGGCCGCCGGCGACGGACACGGCCGTCGCGGCCGACGCTCAGCAGTCGTCGCTCCGGCGGCGGCCGATTTCGTCGCTCAGTCGTCGCTCAGTCGTCGGCCAGCGGTCGCGGGACGATGCGACCCGTGGCCGCGGCGACGGCCCACCAGAGAGCGACGAACTGTGCGACGACGACGGCGGCGAGGAGGACCGTCGCCTCGGCCGGGTGGACGCCCGTCGCGGCGGCGCCGACGGCACCCAGACCGACGACGGCGAACCCGACGGGGAGCCTCGCCGTCCGGTCGTCGTCGTCCCGGAGGGCGACGCCCGCGACGGCGAACAGGACGACGCCGAACGTGGCCAGCGCCTGCTTCAGCCAACGCACCGCCGTCGAGGGCGGCTCTCTGACCGTGGCGACGACGTACCGGCCGTCCCCCGTGGCCACGACCGCTCGCCCGACTTCGAACGCCGGGTCGGTCGTCCGTTCGACGACCGTGCCGTCGGCCGACTGCGCCGCGTCGAACGTCTGTCGCGCCCGCGCCGGCAGGTCGGCGTACGGGGTGGCGGTCGCCCCGCCGCCGTCCACCGGCTGAACGGTGTGGCGGTAGGCGGGACTCGACGCGTGCGGGAGGACGTAGAGGGGGGAGGTGACGAGGAGGACCGCGGCGACGAGCGAACACGCGAGCGGGAACCGGTCCATACCGTTCCGTGTGTACGTGCTCCCATGAATATTCGGGTGGCTGACATCACGCTCGGCCGCGAGCGGTCGCTACCGGGTCGGTAGAGAGAGAGACGGGGACTGGACGCGGATTGACGACGGCGTCCGGCTTACTCGCTCTGGATGCGCGGCGCGAGCATGTAGGTGACGTTCCCCTGCCCCTCGGCGAGGCGGTAGTGAAGCTTGACGGGGAACTCCTCGCCGAGTTCGACGGTGACCTCGGCGTCCTTCGGGATGGCCTTGTTCATGTCCTTCAGGTAGTCCAGCGAGAACAGCGAGTCGGCCGTCCCCGAGGTGAGGTCGATGAGGTCCGCGGCGTCGAGTTGGAAGTCCACGTCGTCGGTGTCGCCCTGCGCCTGGATGTGGAACGCCTCCTCGGCGTCGTCCACGCGGAGGCGGACGTGGTCGGAGACCATGTCCGCGGCCTTGATACCGCGGTCCAGTTGCGCGCCCTCGAGGACGATTTCGGCGGGGAGGTCGAGGTCCGGGATGTCGGGTTCCTGCCGGATGGAGTCGGGGTCGATGAGCGCGAGCGTCGAGGAGAGGCCGTCGATGCGGATGTTGAGTTTCCGCGTCTCCTCGTCGAGTTCGAGTTCGACGAGTTGGTCGGAGTTCGCCATGCCGACGAAGTCCTCGAGTTTCGAGAGATTGACGCCGATGACGCCGCCGTCGGCCTCGTAGGACTCGAACGCCGCCGCGTCGAGGGTCAGGTCGACCATCCCGACGTTGGCGGGGTCGACCGCTCGAATCGAGAGGTCGTCCTCGTTCAGTCGAATCTTGCACTCGTCGACGAGTACGCTCACCGAATCCAGCGCGTCCCGGAGCGTGGAGGCGCTCACGATGGCCTTGAACATGTGACCGGAGGTACGACAGCGGGCTTAAAAATACCCGTGATTTTCGCGCTCGCTAAGTGTGTTCCCGCACGTCGCGTGAGCGTGCGTGTGCCGGTCTGACTGCGCCGACCACCGGCCTCGCCCGACGCCGAAAGTATTATCTGAACAGTTGCTCATCTAATCAGACATGGAGACAGACACGACCAGACTTCGGCGTCTCGTCGCCGACGAGGCGGGCGAGTGCTGTGAGGACGAGGTGGCGGACCGACTCGCGCGTCTGGAGGCCCTCAGCGAGGGGATTCCGGACACCGTCGACCGCGACGTGGAGATACTGAAGACGCTCGGGAGCGAGACGCGCTACCGAATCGTCCGGCTCCTCGCCGCCGCGGAGGAGGAACTCTGCGTCTGTGAGATCACGCCGGTGTTCGAGGTGAGCGACAGCGCCGTCAGTCACGCGCTCTCGGACCTCACGGACGCGGGTCTGCTCTCGCGTCGGAAGGAGGGGACGTGGCGTTACTACGGCACCACCGACCGGGCCGACCGACTGCTCGCCGCACTGGACGCCACGCGAGGTGCGGACGAATGAGCGACGCCGACGACCGGGCCGCGGGGTCAGATTCGGTCCGCGTCGCGTTCGTCTGCGTCCAGAACGCCGGGCGCAGCCAGATGTCGACCGCGTTCGCCGAACGCGAGCGCGAACGCCGCGGACTCTCCGAGCGGGTGGAGATACTGACCGGCGGCACCCACCCCGCCGACCACGTCCACGACGTGGTCGTCCGCATCATGGGCGAGGAGGGGTTCGACCTCTCGGACCGGGTGCCGCGGGAGGTGTCGACGACCGAGTTGGAGGCCTGCGACTACGTGGCGACGATGGGCTGTTCGACGCTCGAACTCGACACCGCCGCCGGCGTCGACGTGCGCGACTGGGCGCTGGACGACCCCGACGGGGCCGACGACGAACGAGCGCGCGAGATTCGGGACGAAATCGAGGCGAACGTCGTCGAACTGTTCGACGAAGTCGAGGAGCGACTGTCATGAGCGACTCACCGACCGACGAGACCGGACGTATCGACCCCGACGAACAGCGACGCGCCGTCCGGAACCGGTACGCCCGCATCGCGACCGACTCGGACTCGGCGTCGAGCACCGCCGAGTCGAACTCGGACGGCGACTGCTGCGACGACGGCGACGGCTGCTGTGACGCCGACGCCGACGCGACCGACTCGACGGAACTCGGCTACACCGACGAGGACGTCGCCGCCGTCGCCGCGGGCGCGGACCTCGGCCTCGGGTGCGGCAACCCGACGGCCATCGCCTCGCTCGGCGAGGGCGAGACGGTCCTCGACCTGGGGTCGGGCGCGGGCTTCGACTGCTTCCTCGCCGCACAGGAGGTCGGCGAGGACGGCCGCGTCCTCGGCGTGGACATGACGCCGGCGATGGTCGAGAAGGCGCGCGACAACGTCCGGGAGAACGACGCGGAGAACGTCGAGTTCCGCCTCGGCGAGATAGAGCACCTCCCCGTCGCGGACGAGACGGTGGACGTGGTCATCTCCAACTGCGTCGTCAACCTCTCGCCGGACAAACCGCAGGTGTTCCGCGAGGCGTTCCGCGCCCTCCGGCCGGGCGGCCGACTCGCCATCTCCGACGTGGTGATGACGGCGCCCGTGCCCGAGTCGGTCCGCTCGGACCCCGAGTCCGTCGCCGCCTGCGTCGCCGGCGCCTCCACCGTGGACGAACTCGAAGCGATGCTGTCCGACGCGGGGTTCGTCGACGTGGCCATCGCGCCGAAAGAGGAGAGCGCCGAGTTCATCAGCGAGTGGGACGACTCGCTCGACCTGAGCGACTACATCGTCTCCGCGACCATCGAGGGCCGAAAGCCCGACGCCGACGCGTAGTCGGTGCTATCGCTCGGTGCGACCGAGCGGTGCCGCCGAGCGCTCGCATCCGATGTGCATTTCCGGGTCGACCCCGTCGCTTCGTGTATGAACGCGGCTTCGCCGGCGGTTCCCTCGCGGGACGCCTCGCTCAGTTCGACACCCAAGCCATGACCAGAAAAGACCACTACTACAACAAGGCCAAACAGGAGGGCTACCGGACCCGGTCGGCGTACAAGCTCAAGCAGTTGGACGAGGACGCCGGTCTGTTCGGGCCCGGCAACACCGTCGTTGACCTCGGCGCCGCCCCCGGCGGGTGGTTGCAGGTCGCCTCGGAGGCAGTGGGCGACCACGGCAAAGTCGTCGGCGTCGACCTCCAGCGCATCCGCGACCTGGACCTCGACAACGTCGAGACGGTCCGCGGCGACATGACCGACGAGGAGACGAAGGCGAGCCTGCGCGACCGAATCGGGGCCGAGGGAGCGGACGTCGTCATCTCCGACATGGCGCCGAACATGACCGGCGAGTACTCGCTCGACCACGCCCGGTCCATCCACCTCGCCCGGCAGGCGTTCGAAGTCGCCCTGGACCTCCTCCCCGCGGGCGGCGACTTCGCCGTGAAGGTGTTCGACGGGCAGGACCTCGCAGACTTCCGGGCCGACGTGGAGGAGGAGTTCCAGTACGTCCGCTCCATCCGACCCGACGCCTCGCGGAACGAATCCTCCGAGCAGTATCTGGTCGGCAAACACCGCATCACCGCGCCCGTCGCCACCGGTGACGAACTCGACGTGGTCATCGACGACGTGGGGAGCGAGGGCGACGGCATCGCCAAGGTGGACGGCTACACGCTGTTCGTCCCCGGGACCGAGGCGGGCGACGAGGTTCACGTGCGCGTCACCGACCTCAAGCCGAACTTCGGCTTCGCCGAACTGGTCGAACCGTAGCGACGCCACCGCGGTCGGACGCCGTCGCACCGGTCGGTTCGTCCACCGCGGGACTCACTCCTCGATGACCACGTCGACGTGGAGGTTGACGTCGCAGTTCCCTCGGCGACTGCCGTTTCGACACCGCCCCGTGGCGATGATGTCAGAGAGAGTCGTGTACGTCCCGCAGGACGGGCATCGAAGCCCGCGCTCCATGCTGTCTCCCTCGGTCAGACGGACGCGCCGCTCTGCTACCATGCGTGTCGTACGATACCACCCCTCATAAGGTCGTTAGTCAGTTTCGCGACGCGTCGGCGTTCACTCCAGCGCCCACGGGTCACGTTCGTCGCGGCCGCGGCCGCCGCCGAGGGCGGCGACGACGGCGTACACGAACGGCGTGTCGACCACCGCGATGAGCAGTTTCAGGAGGTACTGCCCGACGACGAGTGAGAGGACGACGCTCGGCGGGAACGCCTCGCCGATGCCGAGGAGTCGCGGAGCGACGTAGAACGCGACGGTGACGAAGATGACCGTATCTATCGCCTGACTCGTCGCCGTCGAGGCGACGTTGCGGAGCCACAGGTGGTCGCCGCCGGTCATCTCGCGGATGCGGTGAAATGCGAGTACGTCCCAGTTCTGGCTCACGACGTAGGCGAGGAGGCTGCCGGCGACGACGTTCGTCCCGGAGGCGAGGACGGTGCGGAACTGCCCGGCGAACTCGGGGTTCGCGGCGGGCATGAAGATGGTCCCCCAGACGAGGGCGAGGAGGACGAAGTTCATCGCGAAGCCCACGTTGACCATCACCGTCGCGGCGCGCCGGCCGTACAGTTCCGAGTAACAGTCCGAGGCGAAGAACGTGAGCGCGTACGCCAGCGCCGCCCCGGGCATCAGAACCGTCGCGCCGACGACGGGGAGGCTTCCGAGGGCGTCGGGTACCGGGATGGCGAGCAGTTTCGAGGCGGTGAGTTGCGCCGTCGTCAGCGCGGTGACGAACAGCGCGAGGATGGCCACCTGTCCCGTTCCCACTCGGGTCTCACTCATCGTCGAGTCTGTCGTGCCGGTTGTCTATCTCGTCGAGGAGGTCCAGCGTCTTCCGGATGGAGGCGCGAACCGCGTCGCTCCGGTTGACGAACTTCTTGTCGTCGCCGACGTGTTCGTCGAGGTCCGCGAGTAACTCGTCGGGAATCTCGACGCTAATCTTGGACATGATAGACACTATGCAATCCCGACGGGTATATGTGACTCGGTTCTTCACTCGATAAGCCGACGGGAATATCGAGGCGAGATGACTCCGCATCCGGGCGGCTCTGTCGCCGTCCGGCGCGTTCGCGTCGCGATGCCGGCGCTGGTCCGATACTCGCAGGAGAATACGCCGTCCCTCGGGCGCTCCGCCGCGTCTCGGTCCGATTCAGGCGGCGTCGCGGGCGGGCGCGAGGTTCCGTCGGCCGCCGAGGGTGACGACGAACAGGACGCCGAGGCCGACGCCGTAGGCGGCCATCAGCGGAATCGTGACGAGGAACATCGAGACGATGCCCGCGGGGGTGAACAGGGCGGCGAACGTCAGGATGCCGACGGTCACCTCGCGCCAGCGACCCCGGAGGGTCTGGTAGGTGACGCCCGCACCGTTGAGCAACAGCATCAGGATGGGGATGTCCGCGAGGATGCCGATGCCGCCCGTCGTGAAGAAGATGAGCCAGAAGAAGTCGGTGATGCGGTAGGAGATTATCATGTTCGCCTGCACCGCGTCGTTCACCAGCCACGAGATGACGCCGGGGGCGACGTAGAAGTACCCGAGGACGAACCCGCCGAGCAGTCCGAACACCAGCGACCCGGTCCAGAAGAAGACGGTGCGGCGGCGACGGCGGACGATCTGACGGTCCCGGAGGGCGGGCCACGCGTAGTACGCCACCACCGGGAGCGTGACGAGGACGGCGACGAGCGTCGAGAACTTCACCTGGAACAGCAGCGCCTCCATCGGGTGGAGGGCGACGACGTTCAGCACCTCCTCGGGTGTCACCGCGGCGGGGAGGCGGCCGAGGAACTGCTCGTACACCTCCTTGAAGCCGACGGTGTAGAGCCACGTGAACGTCCCCGCGAGGACGAGCATGAACAGCGCG from the Halogeometricum rufum genome contains:
- a CDS encoding queuosine precursor transporter, encoding MSETRVGTGQVAILALFVTALTTAQLTASKLLAIPVPDALGSLPVVGATVLMPGAALAYALTFFASDCYSELYGRRAATVMVNVGFAMNFVLLALVWGTIFMPAANPEFAGQFRTVLASGTNVVAGSLLAYVVSQNWDVLAFHRIREMTGGDHLWLRNVASTATSQAIDTVIFVTVAFYVAPRLLGIGEAFPPSVVLSLVVGQYLLKLLIAVVDTPFVYAVVAALGGGRGRDERDPWALE
- a CDS encoding low molecular weight phosphatase family protein — translated: MSDADDRAAGSDSVRVAFVCVQNAGRSQMSTAFAERERERRGLSERVEILTGGTHPADHVHDVVVRIMGEEGFDLSDRVPREVSTTELEACDYVATMGCSTLELDTAAGVDVRDWALDDPDGADDERAREIRDEIEANVVELFDEVEERLS
- a CDS encoding DNA polymerase sliding clamp gives rise to the protein MFKAIVSASTLRDALDSVSVLVDECKIRLNEDDLSIRAVDPANVGMVDLTLDAAAFESYEADGGVIGVNLSKLEDFVGMANSDQLVELELDEETRKLNIRIDGLSSTLALIDPDSIRQEPDIPDLDLPAEIVLEGAQLDRGIKAADMVSDHVRLRVDDAEEAFHIQAQGDTDDVDFQLDAADLIDLTSGTADSLFSLDYLKDMNKAIPKDAEVTVELGEEFPVKLHYRLAEGQGNVTYMLAPRIQSE
- a CDS encoding MFS transporter — its product is MSVPESAGGPDPVPTAPEETVGAPRRALAIVVGIVFVDLLGFGVVVPILPFYVRSFAVTDLLIGLLAASYSLMQFLSAPVLGRLSDAGGRRPVLMLSLFGSALAWTVFGLATEVGALFGTAAALTTLFASRMLAGAMGGNIATAQAYIADVTPVEGRAAALGLVGAAFGLGFVFGPAIGGIAASPTAVSSADAVFPAFVPATRFSLPSFVAAGLSLVAFVATWAFLPEPDRQRGTADRVTLVGQFVSALRDPALRGLVVAFFLVSVAFSGVQVMFIPYAADLFGYDETQTALLITYIGVLGVVNQGVLVGRLARRYPERRIAVVGAAILVVALATLPFSPQIGGLVPLAAGPTWLTGPVAVLLVVLACLSLGNSLLNVSLSALVSRAVPADRQGTAFGVTQGAGSLGRTVGPPSMAALYVFAYWSPFVAGALLALPVVAVLARRR
- a CDS encoding 23S rRNA (uridine(2552)-2'-O)-methyltransferase — translated: MTRKDHYYNKAKQEGYRTRSAYKLKQLDEDAGLFGPGNTVVDLGAAPGGWLQVASEAVGDHGKVVGVDLQRIRDLDLDNVETVRGDMTDEETKASLRDRIGAEGADVVISDMAPNMTGEYSLDHARSIHLARQAFEVALDLLPAGGDFAVKVFDGQDLADFRADVEEEFQYVRSIRPDASRNESSEQYLVGKHRITAPVATGDELDVVIDDVGSEGDGIAKVDGYTLFVPGTEAGDEVHVRVTDLKPNFGFAELVEP
- a CDS encoding ribbon-helix-helix domain-containing protein; the encoded protein is MSKISVEIPDELLADLDEHVGDDKKFVNRSDAVRASIRKTLDLLDEIDNRHDRLDDE
- the arsM gene encoding arsenite methyltransferase; translation: MSDSPTDETGRIDPDEQRRAVRNRYARIATDSDSASSTAESNSDGDCCDDGDGCCDADADATDSTELGYTDEDVAAVAAGADLGLGCGNPTAIASLGEGETVLDLGSGAGFDCFLAAQEVGEDGRVLGVDMTPAMVEKARDNVRENDAENVEFRLGEIEHLPVADETVDVVISNCVVNLSPDKPQVFREAFRALRPGGRLAISDVVMTAPVPESVRSDPESVAACVAGASTVDELEAMLSDAGFVDVAIAPKEESAEFISEWDDSLDLSDYIVSATIEGRKPDADA
- a CDS encoding ArsR/SmtB family transcription factor, giving the protein METDTTRLRRLVADEAGECCEDEVADRLARLEALSEGIPDTVDRDVEILKTLGSETRYRIVRLLAAAEEELCVCEITPVFEVSDSAVSHALSDLTDAGLLSRRKEGTWRYYGTTDRADRLLAALDATRGADE